TGAACTACATTTTTTTGTAATGTATTTTTACGAAAACTTTTAGAGAGCTTATTTGCATCTTCTGGTGTTTTGACATTATTTTTTTTCCATTCAAAAAGAATCCGGTCTATATATCGTAAACTAAGTTTTTGAGATATTACCGCTTCCATCAATGCTTTTCGAATAACTTCTGGTGAATGCCCATCTTGATCAAGCCACATCGAAATCATTTCAGTCTCCATTGGTGATAAAAAGCGACCAAATTCTTGTTCAAAAAGTTGAAATAGTTGTCCTTCTTTTAACTTACTTGACTCTTTTTTGTTTTTTTCGTTATTAGCAACAACACAATCAAGAAGTCTGCTCCAAAGTGGCATTAGGTTAATAACTTCATAAAGAACCCCTTGTTCATCTAACTTTTGATGGATCTCCATAAATCCTTTTTGCATAAGACGTTGCATACTTGATGCAATCATATCTTCAGTTAAATTCATGCGCTTTGCAATATTAGTAGGTGTGGGAAATTCATTTCCTTCTTCATGAAAAGCATTTAAATGCATAATTAGCATGG
This window of the Rummeliibacillus pycnus genome carries:
- a CDS encoding DnaD domain-containing protein; translated protein: MMNEAERLQIWIERGSVNISQLFFQFYKELQISDTEAMLIMHLNAFHEEGNEFPTPTNIAKRMNLTEDMIASSMQRLMQKGFMEIHQKLDEQGVLYEVINLMPLWSRLLDCVVANNEKNKKESSKLKEGQLFQLFEQEFGRFLSPMETEMISMWLDQDGHSPEVIRKALMEAVISQKLSLRYIDRILFEWKKNNVKTPEDANKLSKSFRKNTLQKNVVQPEKKGSEQPPSSNVPFYNWLDRHK